The following coding sequences are from one Streptomyces venezuelae window:
- a CDS encoding adenylate/guanylate cyclase domain-containing protein: MTVDDTGSGEGEHPAPDGGDGRTPGPVAGRGKDGFGVPEVSDVDEKSEDDAAKDPLALRLEQLILGADRRYTPFQAARSAGVSMELASRFWRAMGFPDIGQAKALTEADVLALRRLAGLVEAGLLSEAMAVQVARSTGQTTARLAEWQIDSFLEGLTEPPEPGMTRTEVTYPLIELLLPELEEFLVYVWRRQLAAATGRVVQAADDEEMVDRRLAVGFADLVGFTRLTRRMEEEELGELVEAFETTAADLVAAHGGRLIKTLGDEVLYAADDAGVAAEIALRLIETMANDETMPELRVGIAFGTVTTRMGDVFGTTVNLASRLTSIAPRDAVLVDGAFAEELTRTGDAPASETQAAEEAAAAEKEGEEPPSYRFALQPMWQRPVRGLGVVEPWLLARRG, encoded by the coding sequence GTGACCGTCGACGACACGGGATCGGGCGAGGGCGAGCACCCCGCCCCGGACGGCGGGGACGGCCGTACCCCGGGTCCCGTGGCCGGCCGCGGGAAGGACGGCTTCGGCGTGCCCGAAGTGTCCGACGTGGACGAGAAGAGCGAGGACGACGCGGCGAAGGACCCGCTCGCGCTCCGCCTCGAACAGCTCATCCTCGGCGCCGACCGCCGCTACACCCCCTTCCAGGCCGCCCGCAGCGCGGGCGTCTCCATGGAGCTGGCGTCCCGCTTCTGGCGGGCCATGGGCTTCCCGGACATCGGCCAGGCCAAGGCCCTCACCGAGGCGGACGTACTCGCCCTGCGCCGCCTCGCGGGCCTCGTCGAGGCGGGCCTGCTGAGCGAGGCCATGGCCGTACAGGTGGCCCGGTCCACGGGCCAGACCACCGCCCGCCTCGCCGAGTGGCAGATCGACTCCTTCCTGGAGGGGCTCACCGAGCCTCCCGAGCCGGGCATGACGCGGACCGAGGTCACGTACCCGCTGATCGAGCTGCTCCTGCCCGAGCTGGAGGAGTTCCTCGTCTACGTGTGGCGCCGCCAGCTCGCCGCCGCCACCGGCCGCGTCGTGCAGGCCGCGGACGACGAGGAGATGGTGGACCGGCGCCTCGCCGTCGGTTTCGCCGACCTCGTCGGGTTCACCCGGCTGACCCGGCGCATGGAGGAGGAGGAGCTCGGCGAGCTCGTCGAGGCCTTCGAGACGACCGCGGCGGACCTCGTCGCCGCGCACGGCGGACGGCTCATCAAGACCCTCGGCGACGAAGTCCTCTACGCCGCGGACGACGCGGGCGTGGCAGCGGAGATCGCCCTCCGTCTCATCGAGACGATGGCCAACGACGAGACGATGCCGGAGCTCCGCGTCGGCATCGCCTTCGGCACCGTGACGACCCGCATGGGCGACGTCTTCGGCACGACCGTGAACCTCGCGAGCCGCCTCACGTCGATAGCGCCGCGGGACGCGGTCCTCGTGGACGGCGCGTTCGCGGAGGAGCTGACCCGCACGGGCGACGCGCCCGCCTCCGAGACGCAGGCCGCGGAGGAGGCCGCCGCGGCGGAGAAGGAGGGCGAGGAGCCCCCCTCGTACCGTTTCGCGCTCCAGCCCATGTGGCAGCGTCCGGTCCGCGGTCTCGGCGTCGTCGAGCCCTGGCTCCTGGCGCGGAGAGGCTGA
- a CDS encoding enoyl-CoA hydratase/isomerase family protein, which translates to MGDEQRYGEYVAVRRHGHVVELVLDRPEAMNAVSSEMARSIAAACAALSEDSDARVVVLTSTHERAFCVGADLKERNSFSDDELRRQRPTTRASYTGVLDLPMPTVAAVHGFALGGGFELALSCDIIVADGTAVVGLPEVSVGVIPGGGGTQLLPRRVGAARAAELIFSARRVEAAEARELGLVDLLVAEGEARTEALALGARIAANSPVGLRAAKRALRLGHGLDLRAGLEVEDAAWRTVAFSADRAEGVAAFNEKRKPQWPGV; encoded by the coding sequence ATGGGTGACGAGCAGCGGTACGGGGAGTACGTGGCGGTCAGACGGCACGGCCACGTCGTCGAGCTCGTCCTGGACCGTCCCGAGGCGATGAACGCCGTCTCCTCGGAGATGGCCCGCTCCATCGCCGCCGCCTGCGCCGCCCTGTCCGAGGACTCCGACGCCCGCGTCGTCGTCCTGACCTCCACCCACGAGCGGGCGTTCTGCGTGGGCGCCGACCTGAAGGAGCGGAACTCCTTCAGCGACGACGAGCTGCGCCGCCAGCGCCCCACGACCCGCGCCTCGTACACCGGCGTCCTCGACCTGCCGATGCCCACCGTCGCCGCGGTGCACGGCTTCGCACTCGGCGGCGGGTTCGAGCTCGCGCTCTCCTGCGACATCATCGTCGCGGACGGGACCGCGGTCGTGGGACTTCCCGAGGTGTCCGTCGGTGTCATCCCCGGCGGTGGCGGTACTCAGCTCCTGCCGCGCCGCGTGGGCGCCGCCCGCGCCGCCGAGCTGATCTTCTCCGCGCGCCGCGTGGAGGCGGCGGAGGCAAGGGAGTTGGGCCTGGTGGACCTGCTGGTGGCGGAGGGTGAGGCCCGTACGGAGGCGCTGGCGCTCGGCGCCCGCATCGCCGCCAACTCGCCGGTCGGCCTGCGCGCGGCCAAGCGTGCCCTGCGCCTCGGACACGGCCTCGATCTGCGGGCGGGCCTGGAGGTCGAGGACGCGGCGTGGCGGACGGTGGCGTTCTCCGCCGACCGCGCGGAGGGCGTCGCGGCCTTCAACGAGAAGCGGAAGCCGCAGTGGCCCGGCGTGTAG
- a CDS encoding sensor domain-containing diguanylate cyclase — protein sequence MGEDVRLRAVVELAQGMAAAHTPRESWRAAALGTCRALSGSFAALSVWERDMGRLRVLVNAGRRVHGEEEFPENEAYPVHQFPEITEFLHEHWAGGGEPHAWVETAEGPADAREPGYCHQRVAALRRRGRGCCVVAPVVLHGRAWGELYVARPPGEPVFERADADFATVLTAVVAAGIAQTERLEEARRLAFTDALTGLANRRAVDLRLDEAVERHLAEGAVVSLVVCDVNGLKRVNDTRGHAVGDRLLERFGSVLSLCGAMLPGTLAARLGGDEFCLVAVGPTADEVVRVADELCVRAYELELGDGVACGVASTGDPIGAVRSARRLFRLADAAQYRAKAARAAKPVVAGREGVDDPVVRLADAPAGDPRTGERRAFRGRGPRPTGG from the coding sequence ATGGGAGAGGATGTCCGGCTGCGGGCCGTGGTCGAGCTGGCGCAGGGAATGGCCGCCGCGCACACTCCGCGCGAGTCCTGGCGGGCGGCCGCTCTCGGCACCTGCCGCGCGCTCAGCGGGAGCTTCGCCGCGCTGTCCGTGTGGGAGCGGGACATGGGCCGGCTGCGGGTCCTCGTGAACGCCGGGCGACGCGTCCACGGCGAGGAGGAGTTCCCGGAGAACGAGGCGTACCCCGTCCACCAGTTCCCGGAGATCACCGAGTTCCTGCACGAGCACTGGGCGGGCGGCGGCGAACCGCACGCCTGGGTCGAGACCGCCGAGGGCCCCGCCGACGCCCGTGAGCCCGGCTACTGCCACCAGCGCGTCGCCGCTCTGCGCCGTCGGGGCCGCGGCTGCTGCGTGGTCGCCCCGGTCGTGCTGCACGGGCGGGCGTGGGGCGAGCTGTACGTGGCGCGGCCCCCGGGCGAGCCCGTCTTCGAGCGGGCCGACGCGGACTTCGCGACGGTCCTCACCGCGGTGGTGGCCGCCGGGATCGCGCAGACCGAGCGCCTGGAGGAGGCGCGCCGCCTCGCCTTCACGGACGCGCTCACGGGGCTCGCGAACCGCCGCGCGGTCGACCTGCGCCTCGACGAGGCGGTGGAGCGGCACCTCGCCGAAGGCGCCGTGGTGAGCCTGGTCGTGTGCGACGTCAACGGGCTCAAGCGGGTCAACGACACCCGTGGCCACGCGGTCGGCGACCGCCTCCTCGAACGCTTCGGGTCGGTCCTCTCGCTCTGCGGCGCGATGCTGCCGGGGACGCTCGCGGCCCGCCTCGGCGGCGACGAGTTCTGCCTCGTCGCGGTCGGCCCCACCGCCGACGAGGTGGTACGGGTGGCGGACGAACTCTGCGTACGAGCGTACGAGTTGGAGCTCGGCGACGGGGTGGCGTGCGGGGTCGCGTCGACCGGGGACCCGATCGGCGCGGTGCGCTCGGCCCGCCGCCTCTTCCGGCTCGCCGACGCGGCGCAGTACCGGGCCAAGGCCGCGCGCGCGGCGAAGCCGGTGGTGGCGGGGCGCGAGGGCGTGGACGACCCGGTGGTCCGGCTCGCGGACGCGCCCGCGGGGGACCCTCGGACGGGGGAGCGGCGCGCGTTCCGGGGGCGGGGGCCGCGGCCCACCGGCGGCTGA
- the hutH gene encoding histidine ammonia-lyase, with amino-acid sequence MGTVALGTSGTTAADVIAVARGNARIELTADALAALAAAREIVDALAAKPEPVYGVSTGFGALATRHIGPDLRAQLQRNIVRSHAAGMGPRVEREVVRALMFLRLKTVCSGHTGVRPEVAQTMADVLNAGITPVVHEYGSLGCSGDLAPLSHCALTLMGEGDAEGPDGEVRPAGELLAAHGITPVELREKEGLALLNGTDGMLGMLVMALADLETLYKSADITAALTLEALLGTDKVLAPELHAIRPHPGQAASAANMLAVLAGSGLTGHHQDDAPRVQDAYSVRCAPQVAGAGRDTMAHARLVAERELAAAVDNPVVLPDGRVESNGNFHGAPVAYVLDFLAIAAADLGSIAERRTDRLLDKNRSHGLPPFLADDAGVDSGLMIAQYTQAALVSEMKRLAVPASADSIPSSAMQEDHVSMGWSAARKLRTAVDNLTRIVAIELYAATRAVELREGLTPAPATQAVIEAVRKAGVEGPGPDRFLAPDLAAADAFVRSGELVTAVEPVTGPLA; translated from the coding sequence GTGGGCACCGTGGCCCTTGGGACCTCCGGGACGACCGCGGCGGACGTCATCGCCGTCGCGCGCGGCAACGCACGGATCGAACTCACCGCCGACGCGCTGGCGGCCCTCGCCGCCGCCCGCGAGATCGTCGACGCGCTCGCGGCCAAGCCCGAGCCCGTCTACGGCGTCTCGACCGGCTTCGGCGCCCTGGCCACCCGCCACATCGGCCCGGACCTCCGCGCCCAGCTGCAGCGCAACATCGTTCGCTCGCACGCGGCCGGCATGGGCCCGCGGGTGGAGCGCGAAGTGGTGCGCGCGCTGATGTTCCTGCGGCTCAAGACGGTCTGCTCCGGCCACACCGGCGTACGCCCCGAGGTCGCGCAGACCATGGCCGACGTGCTCAACGCGGGCATCACGCCCGTCGTCCACGAGTACGGCTCCCTCGGCTGCTCCGGCGACCTCGCGCCGCTCAGCCACTGCGCGCTGACGCTCATGGGCGAGGGCGACGCCGAGGGCCCCGACGGGGAGGTGCGGCCCGCCGGCGAACTGCTCGCCGCGCACGGCATCACGCCGGTCGAGCTGCGCGAGAAGGAGGGCCTCGCCCTCCTGAACGGCACCGACGGCATGCTCGGCATGCTCGTGATGGCCCTCGCCGACCTGGAGACGCTCTACAAGTCGGCCGACATCACCGCGGCCCTCACGCTGGAGGCGCTGCTCGGCACGGACAAGGTCCTCGCGCCCGAGCTGCACGCCATCCGCCCGCACCCGGGCCAGGCCGCCTCCGCGGCCAACATGCTGGCGGTGCTCGCCGGTTCGGGCCTCACCGGCCACCACCAGGACGACGCGCCGCGCGTCCAGGACGCGTACTCCGTGCGGTGCGCGCCGCAGGTCGCGGGCGCGGGCCGGGACACGATGGCCCACGCGCGGCTCGTCGCCGAGCGCGAGCTGGCCGCTGCCGTCGACAACCCCGTCGTGCTTCCCGACGGCCGGGTCGAGTCCAACGGCAACTTCCACGGGGCCCCGGTCGCGTACGTCCTGGACTTCCTCGCGATCGCTGCGGCCGACCTCGGCTCGATCGCCGAGCGCCGCACCGACCGGCTGCTCGACAAGAACCGCTCGCACGGCCTGCCGCCGTTCCTCGCGGACGACGCGGGTGTCGACTCGGGCCTCATGATCGCCCAGTACACGCAGGCCGCGCTGGTCAGCGAGATGAAGCGGCTCGCCGTCCCGGCCTCCGCCGACTCCATCCCGTCCTCCGCCATGCAGGAGGACCACGTCTCCATGGGCTGGTCCGCGGCCCGCAAGCTGCGCACCGCCGTCGACAACCTCACCCGCATCGTGGCGATCGAGCTGTACGCCGCCACGCGCGCCGTCGAACTCCGCGAGGGCCTCACCCCCGCACCGGCGACGCAGGCGGTCATCGAGGCCGTCCGCAAGGCGGGCGTGGAGGGTCCCGGGCCGGATCGTTTCCTCGCGCCGGACCTGGCGGCGGCGGACGCGTTCGTCAGGTCGGGCGAGCTGGTGACGGCGGTCGAGCCGGTGACGGGGCCGCTGGCCTAG
- a CDS encoding polysaccharide deacetylase family protein: protein MARHSGGRGWYGRLIGAALGVTMLATGASVWTAQAGDVDDAPPEATAPADPGQNVKPVSRTIAHASEQGKRGINITIDDGPDPKWTPQMLDLLRQNGVKATFCMVGTQAQAHPDVVKKVVADGHRLCDHSISHNTGMDKESNAYQAKQILDAERMITKASGGVRPMYYRAPGGAFTPYSRKLAADRGMRPLGWNVDTKDFELPGTDAIVATVERELPGGPTLLFHDAGGDRTQTVEALRRLLPRLKAQGYTFGFPVR, encoded by the coding sequence ATGGCACGGCACAGCGGCGGGCGGGGCTGGTACGGCAGGTTGATCGGGGCGGCACTCGGGGTGACGATGCTCGCCACCGGCGCTTCCGTGTGGACCGCGCAGGCCGGTGACGTGGACGACGCGCCGCCGGAGGCCACCGCGCCCGCCGACCCGGGCCAGAACGTGAAGCCGGTGTCGAGGACCATCGCGCACGCCTCGGAGCAGGGCAAGCGCGGCATCAACATCACCATCGACGACGGCCCCGACCCCAAGTGGACCCCTCAGATGCTCGACCTGCTGCGGCAGAACGGGGTCAAGGCCACGTTCTGCATGGTGGGGACGCAGGCGCAGGCCCACCCCGACGTCGTGAAGAAGGTCGTCGCGGACGGGCACCGCCTCTGCGACCACTCGATCTCGCACAACACCGGCATGGACAAGGAGTCCAACGCCTACCAGGCGAAGCAGATCCTCGACGCCGAACGCATGATCACCAAGGCGTCCGGCGGCGTCCGCCCCATGTACTACCGCGCGCCCGGCGGCGCGTTCACCCCGTACAGCCGCAAGCTCGCCGCCGACCGCGGCATGCGCCCGCTGGGCTGGAACGTCGACACCAAGGACTTCGAGCTGCCGGGCACGGACGCCATCGTCGCGACCGTCGAGCGTGAGCTGCCGGGCGGTCCGACGCTCCTCTTCCACGACGCGGGCGGCGACCGCACCCAGACCGTCGAGGCCCTGCGCCGGCTGCTCCCCCGGCTGAAGGCGCAGGGCTACACCTTCGGTTTCCCGGTCCGGTAG
- a CDS encoding inositol monophosphatase family protein — MITTETCPGDTDVAVAAARAGADVVRGLYGRRLARIDKGAGDFATEADVAAEQAILDVIRAARPDDTVLGEEGGRRGAADAAREWLVDPLCGTLNYAVGTMLVAVNVALRDTAAGVTAAVADPFGGEVFHTDGTSAWVRDGGADAPLVPSPGTRLVDVNLDPPFPSAPGFRGVDLLAHPEFAARFRPRVVSTSLALAWVAAGRRAAYVTDGGDLSGSVHFAAGIALCRAAGCVVTGVDGAAPGEGGRGLVAAADAETHELLMSMIGLRRDCQ, encoded by the coding sequence ATGATCACCACAGAGACGTGTCCCGGTGACACGGATGTCGCGGTCGCCGCGGCACGTGCCGGGGCGGATGTCGTACGGGGCCTGTACGGCCGACGGCTCGCCCGCATCGACAAGGGCGCGGGCGACTTCGCCACCGAGGCCGACGTGGCGGCCGAGCAGGCGATCCTCGACGTCATACGGGCGGCGCGGCCGGACGACACCGTGCTCGGCGAGGAGGGCGGGCGGCGCGGCGCCGCCGACGCCGCGCGCGAGTGGCTGGTGGACCCGCTGTGCGGAACCCTGAACTACGCCGTCGGCACCATGCTCGTCGCCGTCAACGTGGCGCTGCGCGACACGGCGGCGGGGGTGACGGCGGCGGTGGCGGACCCGTTCGGCGGCGAGGTGTTCCACACGGACGGGACGTCCGCGTGGGTGCGGGACGGCGGGGCCGACGCGCCGCTGGTCCCCTCCCCCGGCACCCGGCTCGTCGACGTCAACCTCGACCCGCCCTTCCCGAGCGCGCCCGGCTTCCGCGGCGTGGACCTGCTGGCCCACCCGGAGTTCGCCGCGCGGTTCCGGCCGCGGGTCGTGTCGACGTCGCTGGCGCTCGCCTGGGTCGCGGCGGGCCGGCGTGCCGCGTACGTCACCGACGGCGGGGACCTGTCGGGGAGCGTGCACTTCGCGGCCGGTATCGCCCTGTGCCGGGCGGCGGGCTGCGTGGTCACCGGAGTTGACGGCGCGGCACCCGGTGAGGGCGGACGCGGGCTCGTGGCGGCGGCCGACGCGGAGACCCACGAGCTGCTGATGTCGATGATCGGTCTCCGGCGGGATTGTCAGTGA
- a CDS encoding MepB family protein produces the protein MTANRPHPPSDLMTAKALVYDPCGFTWSQPRPEPEGADYAAHALTLDGARVRYREARTTPTKPGQFVTVWKRSAAGPIQPFDDTDPIDLFVIGSRDQGHFGQFVFPREALRAQGVVATNGSGGKRAFRVYPPWVTTANRQAEKAQSWQVEFFLPLREPVDLARAQGLYRRTAQ, from the coding sequence ATGACAGCGAACCGGCCGCACCCGCCGTCCGACCTCATGACGGCGAAGGCACTCGTCTACGACCCCTGCGGATTCACCTGGTCACAGCCGCGGCCCGAGCCGGAGGGCGCCGACTACGCCGCCCACGCACTCACCCTCGACGGGGCGCGCGTCCGTTACCGCGAGGCCAGGACCACGCCGACGAAGCCCGGCCAGTTCGTCACCGTCTGGAAGAGGTCCGCCGCCGGGCCCATCCAGCCCTTCGACGACACGGACCCCATCGACCTCTTCGTCATCGGCAGCCGCGACCAGGGCCACTTCGGCCAGTTCGTCTTCCCCCGGGAGGCGCTGCGCGCGCAGGGTGTCGTGGCGACGAACGGCTCCGGCGGGAAGCGCGCCTTCCGGGTCTATCCGCCCTGGGTGACCACCGCCAACCGCCAGGCGGAGAAGGCACAGTCGTGGCAGGTGGAGTTCTTCCTGCCGTTGCGCGAGCCCGTGGACCTGGCCCGCGCCCAGGGGCTCTACCGGCGCACGGCTCAGTAG
- a CDS encoding LAETG motif-containing sortase-dependent surface protein yields MSARRSLLTTAAAGALLGALCFVPSANATSPATHEAPRNENAASQHTTASGTTSETASETTTEASDRLAETGGFDTTPYVVGGTAFLSLGAGFVAFSARRERTSGGKVSY; encoded by the coding sequence GTGTCCGCACGCCGATCACTGCTGACCACCGCCGCCGCCGGAGCCCTCCTCGGCGCCCTGTGCTTCGTCCCCTCCGCCAACGCGACGTCGCCCGCGACCCACGAGGCCCCCCGGAACGAGAACGCCGCCTCCCAGCACACGACCGCATCCGGGACCACGTCCGAGACCGCTTCGGAGACGACCACCGAGGCCTCCGACCGCCTCGCGGAGACGGGCGGCTTCGACACGACCCCCTACGTCGTCGGGGGCACCGCGTTCCTGAGCCTCGGCGCGGGATTCGTCGCCTTCTCGGCCCGCAGAGAGCGCACGAGCGGCGGCAAGGTCTCCTACTGA
- a CDS encoding Ig-like domain-containing protein, which produces MTDSRPRRLGRGRRSAAAVSALVSGVLVLSACSSDDGDKASGGKESQNQVDEAAAKKTSAAQIKIAPKNGSDNASINSAAAVTVSEGTLTDVTMKSDDGTAVAGEISADKKSWKPSAQLERATKYRISATAKDSEGRKAHENSAFTTVSKANSFIGNFTPEDGSTVGVGMPVSINFDKAITNKKEVQSAVKVSSSSGQEIVGHWFGANRLDFRPEKYWQGNSTVTLKLNLDGVEGADGVYGVQQKTVQFKIGRNQVSIVDAKTKQMKVTRDGKVVKTIPISAGSPENKTYNGKMVISEKFKETRMDGATVGFKDGDGKGEYDIKDVPHAMRLSSSGTFIHGNYWGSPSIFGGANTSHGCIGLQDAKGANDKSTPGSWFYENSITGDVVDVRNTGDKTIAPDNGLNGWNMDWAQWKAGSAL; this is translated from the coding sequence ATGACGGACAGTAGGCCTCGTAGGCTCGGACGTGGGCGCAGGAGCGCCGCGGCCGTGTCCGCTCTGGTGAGCGGCGTGCTCGTGCTCTCGGCATGCAGCAGCGACGACGGCGACAAGGCTTCGGGCGGCAAGGAGTCGCAGAACCAGGTCGACGAGGCGGCGGCGAAGAAGACCTCTGCCGCCCAGATCAAGATCGCGCCCAAGAACGGCTCCGACAACGCAAGCATCAACAGCGCGGCCGCTGTCACGGTGAGCGAGGGAACGCTCACGGACGTGACGATGAAGTCCGACGACGGCACCGCCGTCGCCGGCGAGATATCCGCGGACAAGAAGAGCTGGAAGCCCAGTGCCCAGCTGGAGCGCGCCACGAAGTACCGGATCTCGGCGACCGCCAAGGACTCCGAGGGCCGCAAGGCGCACGAGAACTCGGCGTTCACGACGGTCTCGAAGGCCAACAGCTTCATCGGCAACTTCACGCCCGAGGACGGCTCCACCGTCGGCGTGGGCATGCCCGTGTCGATCAACTTCGACAAGGCGATCACGAACAAGAAGGAAGTCCAGTCCGCCGTCAAGGTCTCGTCCAGCAGCGGACAGGAGATCGTCGGCCACTGGTTCGGCGCGAACCGCCTCGACTTCCGGCCCGAGAAGTACTGGCAGGGCAACTCCACGGTCACCCTGAAGCTGAACCTCGACGGCGTCGAGGGCGCCGACGGGGTCTACGGCGTGCAGCAGAAGACCGTCCAGTTCAAGATCGGCCGCAACCAGGTCTCCATCGTCGACGCCAAGACGAAGCAGATGAAGGTGACCCGGGACGGCAAGGTCGTCAAGACCATCCCGATCTCCGCGGGCTCGCCCGAGAACAAGACGTACAACGGCAAGATGGTGATCTCCGAGAAGTTCAAGGAGACCCGGATGGACGGCGCGACCGTCGGCTTCAAGGACGGCGACGGCAAGGGCGAGTACGACATCAAGGACGTCCCGCACGCCATGCGCCTGTCGAGCTCCGGCACGTTCATCCACGGCAACTACTGGGGCTCGCCGTCCATCTTCGGCGGCGCCAACACCAGCCACGGCTGCATCGGCCTCCAGGACGCCAAGGGTGCGAACGACAAGAGCACGCCGGGCTCCTGGTTCTACGAGAACTCGATCACCGGTGACGTCGTCGACGTCCGCAACACCGGCGACAAGACCATCGCTCCGGACAACGGTCTCAACGGCTGGAACATGGACTGGGCGCAGTGGAAGGCCGGTTCGGCGCTCTGA